One window of the Archaeoglobus sulfaticallidus PM70-1 genome contains the following:
- a CDS encoding DUF433 domain-containing protein, whose protein sequence is MPVEINPEISGGKPVIKGTRITVEFILELLANGWSYEEILENYPQLKKEDILEAISYAVNVLKEERIYFMPKKYEVHS, encoded by the coding sequence ATGCCAGTGGAAATCAACCCGGAAATTTCCGGGGGGAAGCCCGTGATAAAGGGAACCCGCATAACAGTTGAATTCATCCTCGAACTTCTCGCTAACGGCTGGAGCTACGAGGAAATTCTTGAAAATTATCCTCAGCTTAAGAAAGAAGATATTCTCGAGGCTATAAGCTACGCTGTGAATGTTCTAAAAGAGGAGAGAATTTATTTTATGCCAAAGAAGTATGAAGTTCATAGCTGA
- a CDS encoding DUF5615 family PIN-like protein has translation MRKLLESQRGEKAVIITFDKDFGDLIFRKSLKPFGVILLRVPPKSVDYITEFLKWLLIESKIEFEGKLVVVREDKIREVRISGITSK, from the coding sequence ATGAGGAAATTGTTAGAATCTCAGAGAGGGGAAAAAGCAGTTATAATAACCTTCGATAAAGATTTTGGAGATTTAATTTTCAGGAAGTCTTTGAAGCCCTTTGGAGTCATTCTTCTTAGGGTACCTCCAAAATCAGTTGATTACATCACTGAATTTCTCAAATGGCTTTTAATCGAATCAAAAATAGAGTTTGAAGGGAAGCTCGTTGTTGTCAGGGAGGACAAGATAAGAGAGGTAAGGATAAGCGGGATAACTTCGAAATGA
- a CDS encoding type II toxin-antitoxin system HicB family antitoxin, producing the protein MGVGVIREYIEAAMKKARYEFLPESQVFYGEIPGLNGVYAYADSLEECKKELEEVLEEWILIRVSRSFQIPEVDGVKIVISKVA; encoded by the coding sequence GTGGGGGTTGGTGTGATAAGAGAATACATTGAAGCGGCCATGAAAAAGGCGAGGTATGAGTTCCTACCTGAAAGTCAGGTGTTCTATGGGGAAATTCCTGGATTGAATGGCGTTTATGCCTACGCAGACTCTCTTGAAGAATGCAAAAAAGAGCTGGAAGAAGTACTTGAAGAGTGGATTTTGATAAGAGTCTCAAGGAGCTTTCAAATTCCAGAAGTTGACGGTGTGAAGATTGTAATCAGCAAAGTCGCGTAA
- a CDS encoding DNA polymerase sliding clamp has protein sequence MLMVDVVLNGEILKTVSKAMVSLVSEARFHFKEEGLHSRAVDPANVAMVIVDVPSSSFIKYESEGDFVAGVDVNRIFDISKSIKNDDVVEMTINEESFIVKFGSVKYSVSLIDPSAIRKEPRIPQIDLPAKIVMDAGEFKKAIVAADKISDHVVFRTNEEGFFIEAEGDVDRITFSLSDAELAEFNRQEAKSMFSLEYLKEFVKIASSGDVLTIRLGNDYPVRMVFEVAGGKVRVEYILAPRIEAE, from the coding sequence ATGCTCATGGTTGATGTCGTGCTAAACGGTGAGATTTTAAAGACAGTTTCAAAAGCGATGGTCTCTCTTGTGAGCGAGGCGAGATTCCACTTCAAGGAAGAGGGACTTCATTCGAGGGCAGTGGATCCGGCGAATGTGGCTATGGTTATAGTTGATGTACCGTCATCATCGTTCATCAAGTACGAATCTGAGGGGGATTTCGTTGCAGGAGTAGATGTTAACAGGATATTCGACATATCCAAGTCAATAAAGAATGATGATGTAGTTGAAATGACAATAAATGAGGAATCTTTTATAGTCAAATTCGGTAGTGTTAAGTACTCGGTATCTCTCATCGACCCATCAGCGATAAGGAAGGAGCCCAGAATACCTCAGATCGATCTACCAGCCAAAATCGTAATGGATGCAGGAGAGTTCAAGAAAGCGATAGTGGCTGCCGATAAGATAAGCGATCATGTTGTCTTCAGGACGAACGAGGAGGGCTTTTTCATCGAGGCGGAGGGAGATGTTGACAGGATAACCTTCAGCCTGTCGGATGCCGAACTGGCTGAGTTCAACAGGCAGGAAGCCAAGAGCATGTTCTCTCTTGAATATTTAAAGGAGTTTGTTAAAATAGCCTCTTCTGGAGATGTTCTCACGATAAGACTCGGAAATGACTATCCTGTCAGGATGGTCTTCGAGGTTGCTGGCGGAAAAGTCAGAGTGGAGTACATTCTGGCGCCAAGAATCGAGGCTGAATAG
- a CDS encoding DNA primase large subunit PriL yields the protein MEKRDFLPILSLISKYPFLRISGIFLNSQFGSIEEIMDKARDSILIQEAFSKGKEIVKAILKDSRVEFESSEANLLCTSCDIRCYCEKFLTPYCHECAECFRNCRISIGEEYYRESLSKAKESVLSYLYSRILVSHLETWAIRKFAVKSAEIYHRFLVEEGSDVLDFITSDLGIKKKVKNGNYYIHVSDYLRASVKIRAKDWRLINRKLVKGFVAVTRKDLERVVEECLREKLAERLSIDITKYDFLIEDVSELKSVSERLRTKLPKLSLKSVDVGKFPPCMRRILSDLQAGANLPHTARFALTAFLLNIGMDVDEIISLYKTSPDFDEEKTRYQVEHIAGAKGTEYDAPSCDTMKTYHNCYKDETCRNIYHPIQYIERRLKDESGRREHKGRERRDKANPRKSR from the coding sequence ATGGAAAAAAGAGATTTTTTACCCATTTTATCCTTAATCTCCAAGTATCCCTTTCTGAGGATTTCTGGAATATTTCTTAACTCGCAGTTTGGCAGCATCGAGGAGATAATGGACAAAGCCAGGGACAGCATACTGATTCAGGAAGCTTTCAGTAAGGGGAAAGAGATCGTTAAAGCCATCCTGAAGGATTCCAGAGTTGAATTTGAGTCCTCAGAAGCTAACCTCCTCTGCACATCATGTGACATAAGATGCTACTGTGAGAAGTTTTTAACACCTTACTGCCACGAGTGTGCTGAATGCTTCAGGAATTGCAGAATTTCAATTGGGGAGGAATATTATAGAGAGAGTCTGAGCAAGGCAAAGGAGTCTGTTCTGAGCTACCTTTATTCGAGAATACTTGTTTCCCATCTTGAAACCTGGGCTATCAGGAAGTTTGCTGTAAAAAGTGCTGAAATCTATCACAGATTTCTGGTAGAAGAGGGGAGCGATGTGCTTGACTTCATAACCTCAGACCTTGGAATAAAAAAGAAGGTCAAAAACGGGAATTATTACATTCATGTTTCGGATTATCTCAGAGCCTCGGTAAAAATAAGGGCTAAAGATTGGAGGTTAATCAACAGAAAGCTCGTTAAAGGGTTTGTTGCCGTAACGAGAAAGGATTTGGAGAGGGTTGTTGAGGAGTGTCTGAGGGAGAAGCTTGCGGAAAGGCTGAGTATAGATATCACCAAATATGATTTTTTGATTGAGGATGTATCGGAGTTAAAATCTGTGTCTGAGAGGTTGAGAACAAAGCTTCCGAAATTGAGCCTGAAGAGCGTGGATGTGGGCAAATTCCCACCCTGTATGAGGAGAATCCTTTCTGATTTGCAGGCTGGAGCCAACCTCCCACATACTGCAAGATTCGCTTTGACAGCATTTCTGCTGAACATAGGAATGGATGTTGATGAAATAATTTCTCTCTATAAGACCTCTCCAGACTTTGATGAGGAAAAGACGAGGTATCAGGTTGAGCATATAGCCGGAGCTAAGGGGACTGAATACGATGCTCCCTCATGCGATACCATGAAGACTTACCACAACTGTTACAAAGACGAGACTTGTAGGAATATTTATCATCCGATACAGTACATCGAGAGGAGATTGAAAGATGAAAGTGGTAGAAGAGAACATAAAGGGAGAGAAAGGAGAGATAAAGCTAATCCCCGAAAATCTCGATGA
- a CDS encoding mRNA surveillance protein pelota → MKVVEENIKGEKGEIKLIPENLDDLWHLKFIIEPGDIVFALTKRVSESSDKLRSDKEKITVRIGIEVEKVEFQKFSNRLRVSGKIVAGVEDSGHHTINISVNKEISIIKERWKKEQIERIKKAIEASQRPEVIVITIEEGSAVIGVLREWGIEEIATINRSYGKGEGNYRSEFFAEILNLIRNIEFRYGVVAGPGFTKDDFLKFLKDREPEIAKVMVKADASSIGVRGFIEVLRRGVIDRIVGELRLSLEAEYMERLLAEISRDGKAVYGKDEVEKAMNYGAVEVLLIVDDYMLKERENWDVDGLMRAVEDSGGKVVILSSEFEPGKQLVSLGGIAALLRFQIQ, encoded by the coding sequence ATGAAAGTGGTAGAAGAGAACATAAAGGGAGAGAAAGGAGAGATAAAGCTAATCCCCGAAAATCTCGATGATCTCTGGCACCTCAAGTTCATAATTGAGCCTGGAGATATCGTTTTCGCCCTGACAAAGAGAGTTAGTGAGAGCAGCGATAAGCTGAGGAGTGACAAGGAGAAGATAACCGTAAGGATAGGAATAGAGGTAGAGAAGGTTGAGTTTCAGAAGTTCTCAAACAGGCTCAGGGTTAGCGGGAAAATAGTTGCTGGTGTTGAGGATTCCGGTCATCACACGATTAACATCTCCGTGAACAAGGAGATAAGCATAATCAAAGAGCGATGGAAAAAGGAGCAGATTGAAAGAATAAAGAAAGCAATCGAAGCCTCACAGAGGCCCGAGGTTATAGTGATAACCATCGAAGAGGGATCAGCGGTCATAGGGGTTCTCAGAGAGTGGGGAATTGAGGAGATTGCAACGATAAACAGGAGCTATGGAAAAGGGGAAGGAAACTACAGAAGCGAGTTCTTCGCTGAAATTTTGAATCTGATAAGGAACATCGAGTTCAGGTATGGGGTTGTTGCTGGCCCCGGATTCACAAAGGATGATTTCCTGAAATTTTTGAAAGATAGAGAGCCAGAGATTGCGAAGGTTATGGTGAAAGCAGATGCTTCATCCATCGGTGTTAGGGGATTCATCGAGGTTCTGAGGAGGGGGGTTATAGACAGGATAGTCGGTGAGCTAAGGTTGAGTCTCGAGGCAGAGTACATGGAAAGGCTTCTGGCCGAGATATCCAGGGACGGAAAGGCCGTGTACGGGAAGGATGAGGTTGAGAAGGCCATGAATTATGGGGCGGTTGAGGTTCTGCTCATAGTTGACGACTACATGCTGAAGGAAAGGGAGAACTGGGATGTAGATGGGCTGATGAGGGCTGTAGAGGATTCAGGAGGTAAGGTTGTTATCCTCAGCTCGGAGTTCGAGCCGGGTAAACAGCTGGTGTCCCTTGGGGGAATCGCAGCATTGTTGAGGTTTCAGATTCAGTGA
- the proS gene encoding proline--tRNA ligase: protein MSQNSGKKKNIETLPPKENFSEWYHEVIHRAEIMDVRYPIKGLYVWFPFGFKIRQLVYGKLRELLDKEHDEVYFPALIPETELGKEGKHIKGFEDEVYWVTHGGLDELDVKLALRPTSETAMYPMFKLWIRSHTDMPLRVYQIVNTFRYETKHTRPLIRLREITSFKEAHTAHRNFEEAEEQVKDAVKLYKEFYDFLAIPYMVIRRPEWDKFPGAVYTIAFDTIMPDGRTLQIGTVHHLGNNFAKTFDIKYETPDGDHEYVHQTCYGISERCVAALISVHGDDNGLILPFEVSPVQFVIIPVLYKGKEEEVMEVAEKVFNKLKGLGYRTVLDSGDERPGAKYYKWELKGATIRIEIGPKEVEKGEIVVSFRDERKKFSMSMDELTDEKIKAWAKEIKSRIRARAFAGMKEKVRYFDNLDELRGWIRTGVAIVHFCMSEECAEVIEKDVSAGILGKFEEAGEWCDKDITGKCIVCGREGYLSAISRSY from the coding sequence ATGAGCCAGAATTCAGGAAAAAAGAAAAACATAGAAACTCTGCCACCGAAAGAGAACTTCTCCGAGTGGTACCATGAGGTGATTCACAGGGCGGAAATTATGGATGTCAGGTATCCGATAAAGGGTCTTTATGTGTGGTTCCCTTTTGGCTTCAAGATAAGACAGCTCGTTTATGGAAAGTTGAGGGAGTTGCTCGATAAAGAGCATGATGAGGTTTATTTTCCAGCTTTAATTCCAGAAACTGAGCTTGGGAAAGAGGGTAAGCACATAAAGGGTTTTGAGGATGAAGTCTACTGGGTAACCCATGGCGGGCTTGATGAACTCGATGTCAAGCTTGCCCTCAGGCCAACCAGCGAGACTGCAATGTACCCGATGTTCAAGCTATGGATCAGAAGTCACACAGATATGCCGTTAAGGGTATACCAGATAGTGAACACATTCAGGTATGAGACGAAGCATACAAGACCACTGATAAGGCTCAGAGAGATAACCTCCTTTAAAGAGGCCCACACAGCCCACAGAAACTTTGAAGAGGCTGAAGAACAGGTTAAAGATGCTGTAAAGTTGTATAAGGAATTTTATGATTTTCTCGCAATCCCTTACATGGTTATAAGGCGTCCTGAATGGGATAAGTTTCCGGGGGCTGTTTATACGATAGCCTTCGACACGATCATGCCGGATGGAAGGACGCTGCAGATAGGAACAGTCCACCACCTCGGAAACAACTTCGCAAAGACCTTTGATATAAAATATGAAACCCCGGATGGAGATCACGAGTATGTCCACCAAACATGCTATGGCATCTCTGAGAGGTGTGTGGCTGCGCTCATCAGCGTTCATGGAGATGATAACGGACTTATTCTTCCATTTGAGGTCTCTCCTGTTCAGTTCGTCATAATACCCGTGCTGTATAAGGGCAAGGAAGAGGAAGTGATGGAAGTTGCTGAGAAGGTGTTCAATAAATTAAAGGGATTGGGTTACAGGACTGTCCTCGACAGCGGCGATGAGAGGCCGGGAGCTAAGTACTACAAGTGGGAGCTTAAGGGTGCAACAATCAGAATCGAGATCGGACCGAAAGAGGTTGAGAAGGGCGAGATAGTTGTGTCCTTCAGGGATGAGAGGAAGAAGTTCAGCATGAGTATGGATGAGCTAACAGATGAAAAGATAAAGGCTTGGGCAAAGGAGATCAAGAGCAGGATTAGAGCGAGAGCATTTGCCGGGATGAAGGAAAAGGTGAGGTATTTCGATAATCTTGACGAACTCAGGGGATGGATTAGAACGGGTGTTGCAATCGTACACTTCTGTATGTCTGAAGAGTGTGCTGAGGTGATAGAGAAAGATGTTTCTGCAGGGATTCTCGGGAAGTTCGAGGAGGCTGGCGAATGGTGTGATAAAGATATTACCGGAAAGTGCATTGTATGTGGTAGGGAGGGCTATCTCTCAGCAATCTCCAGGTCTTATTAG
- a CDS encoding 4Fe-4S binding protein, whose amino-acid sequence MLVIDRYKCAYCGACISVCKFNANELVETFVRVDEEKCTLCKMCVRVCPMGAISVEE is encoded by the coding sequence ATGCTCGTGATCGATAGGTATAAGTGTGCGTACTGCGGAGCTTGTATTTCTGTGTGCAAGTTCAATGCAAACGAACTCGTTGAGACTTTTGTAAGGGTTGATGAGGAGAAGTGCACGCTCTGCAAGATGTGCGTGAGGGTATGCCCGATGGGAGCAATAAGCGTTGAAGAGTAG
- a CDS encoding NAD(P)/FAD-dependent oxidoreductase: protein MDYDYDVVVIGAGPGGSMAAKTCAEEGLNVLLVEKRQEIGAPVRCAEGISKEGLERFFEIDRKWIAREVSGAIIYSPDGTELKLSSEMAGNEVGFVLERKIFDRDLARMASKAGAEVIVKTTATGMEREKDGLRIRLKRMGEDYEVTAKIVVGADGVESRVGKWAGIDTTVKLGEIESCVQYLMTNIEFDPDFCHFWIGQKYAPGGYVWLFPKGESSANVGIGILPTMTKKTAKWWLDRFVQEYYPDGKIVEFVVGGVPVTGPIDTAVSDNVMLVGDAARHADPITGGGIANAIKGGYFAGKVAKEAVDAENYSKEFLRRYDEMWKNDFGKTLHRNKLLQKKFLKLSDETLDRLIRSIAGYNLEEISVKRLVLELIKKNPKLLWDIRHLFT, encoded by the coding sequence ATGGATTACGATTACGATGTTGTGGTTATCGGTGCAGGGCCTGGAGGTTCGATGGCCGCAAAAACCTGTGCTGAAGAGGGTTTAAATGTTCTCCTTGTGGAGAAAAGGCAGGAAATAGGGGCTCCGGTAAGGTGTGCTGAGGGAATAAGCAAAGAAGGTTTGGAGAGGTTCTTTGAGATAGATAGAAAGTGGATTGCAAGAGAGGTGTCGGGAGCGATAATATACTCTCCCGATGGAACTGAACTCAAGCTCTCATCGGAAATGGCCGGGAATGAGGTTGGATTCGTTCTTGAGAGAAAAATATTCGACAGAGATCTTGCGAGAATGGCATCAAAAGCCGGAGCTGAGGTGATAGTGAAAACAACAGCCACGGGGATGGAAAGAGAGAAGGATGGACTCAGAATCAGGCTGAAGAGAATGGGTGAGGATTATGAGGTCACAGCAAAGATAGTCGTGGGTGCGGATGGAGTTGAGAGCAGAGTCGGAAAATGGGCGGGCATAGATACAACAGTTAAGCTTGGAGAGATAGAAAGCTGTGTGCAGTACCTGATGACGAACATAGAGTTCGATCCAGACTTCTGCCACTTCTGGATCGGGCAGAAGTACGCTCCGGGAGGTTATGTGTGGCTTTTCCCAAAGGGTGAGAGTTCTGCGAATGTTGGAATTGGCATTCTACCCACAATGACCAAGAAAACAGCAAAGTGGTGGCTTGATAGGTTTGTACAGGAGTACTATCCTGATGGAAAGATTGTTGAGTTCGTGGTTGGAGGAGTTCCGGTAACAGGTCCTATAGATACCGCTGTCTCTGACAATGTTATGCTCGTTGGAGATGCTGCGAGGCATGCGGATCCCATAACTGGGGGCGGGATAGCCAATGCAATCAAGGGCGGATATTTTGCAGGAAAAGTTGCGAAAGAAGCTGTAGATGCAGAAAATTACTCTAAAGAGTTTCTGAGGAGGTATGATGAGATGTGGAAGAACGATTTTGGAAAGACTCTTCACAGAAACAAACTGCTTCAGAAGAAATTCTTAAAGCTCAGTGATGAAACGCTCGATAGGCTCATCAGGAGTATAGCGGGATACAACCTTGAAGAGATAAGCGTTAAAAGGCTAGTTCTCGAACTGATCAAGAAGAATCCGAAACTGTTGTGGGATATAAGGCATCTGTTTACTTAA
- a CDS encoding pyruvoyl-dependent arginine decarboxylase has translation MKLVPKKVFLVSGKGSHSDALVSFELALRDAGIEKFNLVTVSSILPPNCEIVDKEEGLKHLSPGEIVFTVMARYTSNQAGKKIFASIGLARPEKGHGYLTEYSGEWDKSVDEKHAEKMAELMVESMGSKATFKKTVFEVAEVREFTTVVSAAVFVL, from the coding sequence ATGAAGCTCGTTCCGAAGAAGGTTTTTCTGGTCTCGGGTAAGGGATCTCACAGCGATGCGCTGGTGAGCTTTGAGCTTGCTTTGAGGGATGCGGGTATAGAGAAGTTCAATCTCGTCACAGTCAGCAGCATTTTGCCACCGAACTGCGAGATAGTTGATAAGGAGGAGGGGTTGAAGCACCTATCTCCTGGGGAGATAGTCTTCACAGTAATGGCGAGATACACGAGCAATCAAGCCGGAAAGAAGATCTTCGCAAGTATCGGGCTTGCTAGGCCAGAGAAGGGTCATGGATACCTAACAGAGTATTCTGGAGAATGGGATAAAAGCGTTGATGAAAAGCATGCGGAAAAGATGGCGGAACTGATGGTCGAGAGCATGGGCTCAAAGGCAACCTTTAAGAAAACGGTATTTGAGGTTGCGGAAGTGAGGGAGTTCACAACAGTTGTCTCCGCAGCAGTTTTTGTTTTGTAA